In a genomic window of Candidatus Binatia bacterium:
- the serA gene encoding phosphoglycerate dehydrogenase, with translation MAAKYRVLVSEKLAPEGLEILRREPEIEVVERPPLKGPELAAEIGDFDALIVRSGAKVTAEAIAAAKRLKVIGRAGIGVDNIDVPAATRRGIVVMNTPGGNNVTTAEHAIALLLASARHIPQANASLREGKWERSKFTGIEITGKTLGVIGLGNIGRIVADRACGLSMKVIAYDPFVTAETKPLGVDLVSLEELYERSDFVTVHVPLTNETRGLIDAAAIARMKPGVRIINCARGGIVDEQAVADAIREGKVAGAAFDVFAEEPPPADHPLISLPQVVATPHLGASTGEAQTNVAIAIAEQVTAFLLRGAISAAVNMPAITPEQRELLMPFLRLGEKLGSLTAQLGGLDGRGARGGSGAPVEVAIEYRGDVAELGTKTVTAAILRGLLVPILGSDLNYVSAPVIARERGIDVRETVSTQPSDFRNRVAVKVRFASGATHEVAGAVFGHSTIRLVKLNDFFLEAVPEGYILMLHNHDVPGVVGRVGTLLGQHKVNIAGLELGREKIGGRAVSLFHVDDPVPEPVLEELRKVPEIISAALIHLE, from the coding sequence ATGGCAGCGAAGTACCGCGTTCTGGTTTCGGAGAAGCTCGCCCCGGAGGGTCTCGAGATCCTCCGCCGCGAGCCGGAGATCGAGGTCGTCGAGCGTCCGCCGCTCAAGGGCCCGGAGCTCGCGGCGGAGATCGGCGACTTCGACGCGCTGATCGTCCGCAGCGGCGCCAAGGTGACCGCCGAGGCGATCGCCGCCGCGAAGCGCCTCAAGGTGATCGGCCGCGCCGGCATCGGCGTCGACAACATCGACGTCCCGGCGGCGACCCGCCGCGGCATCGTGGTGATGAACACGCCCGGCGGCAACAACGTCACCACCGCCGAGCACGCGATCGCGCTGCTGCTCGCGTCCGCGCGCCACATCCCGCAGGCGAACGCCTCGCTGCGCGAGGGCAAGTGGGAGCGCTCGAAGTTCACCGGCATCGAGATCACCGGCAAGACGCTCGGCGTGATCGGCCTCGGCAACATCGGCCGCATCGTCGCCGACCGCGCCTGCGGGCTCTCGATGAAGGTGATCGCGTACGACCCGTTCGTCACCGCCGAGACCAAGCCGCTCGGCGTCGACCTGGTGTCGCTCGAGGAGCTCTACGAGCGCTCGGACTTCGTCACGGTGCACGTGCCGCTGACGAACGAGACCCGCGGCCTGATCGACGCCGCCGCGATCGCGCGCATGAAGCCCGGCGTGCGGATCATCAACTGCGCGCGCGGCGGCATCGTCGACGAGCAGGCGGTCGCGGATGCGATCCGCGAGGGCAAGGTCGCGGGCGCTGCCTTCGACGTCTTCGCCGAGGAGCCGCCGCCCGCCGATCATCCCCTGATCTCGCTCCCGCAGGTGGTCGCGACGCCGCACCTCGGCGCGTCGACCGGCGAGGCGCAGACCAACGTCGCGATCGCCATCGCGGAGCAGGTGACCGCGTTCCTCCTGCGCGGCGCGATCTCCGCGGCGGTCAACATGCCGGCGATCACGCCGGAGCAGCGCGAGCTGCTGATGCCGTTCCTGCGGCTGGGCGAGAAGCTCGGCTCGCTCACCGCGCAGCTCGGCGGGCTCGACGGGCGCGGTGCGCGTGGAGGGAGCGGCGCGCCGGTCGAGGTCGCGATCGAGTACCGCGGCGACGTCGCGGAGCTCGGCACCAAGACGGTCACCGCCGCCATCCTGCGCGGCCTCCTGGTGCCGATCCTGGGCTCCGACCTGAACTACGTGAGCGCGCCGGTGATCGCGCGCGAGCGCGGCATCGACGTGCGCGAGACGGTGTCGACGCAGCCGAGCGACTTCCGCAACCGCGTCGCCGTCAAGGTGCGCTTCGCGTCGGGCGCGACGCACGAGGTCGCCGGTGCGGTGTTCGGACACAGCACGATCCGTCTCGTCAAGCTCAACGATTTCTTCCTCGAGGCGGTGCCCGAGGGCTACATCCTGATGCTGCACAACCACGACGTCCCGGGCGTCGTCGGACGCGTTGGGACGCTGCTCGGTCAGCACAAGGTCAACATCGCCGGTCTCGAGCTGGGCCGCGAGAAGATCGGCGGTCGGGCCGTGTCGCTGTTCCACGTCGACGACCCGGTGCCGGAGCCGGTCCTCGAGGAGCTGCGGAAGGTGCCGGAGATCATCTCCGCGGCGCTGATCCACCTCGAGTAG
- a CDS encoding alanine--glyoxylate aminotransferase family protein, which yields MSSVPHKKYLLAPGPTPVPAEVLLRMASPTIHHRTPEFEAVVASVREQLKQVFQTSQDVITLAASGTGAMEAGVVNTLSPGDAVLCVNGGKFGERWLKICKTYGLDAEELKVEWGRPVDPAQIEAALNRRPEIRAVLVQASETSTTVLHPIEAIARITRERDTLLMVDGITAVGVTDIPMDRWGIDVLVSGSQKAFMLPPGLAFIALSERAWKVTETAKLPRFYFDLRRERDNLHKNTTAYTPAINLMYGLSQALDMILGEGLQNLFARFARLGEATRAGVKALGLKLVAPESPSPAVTGIYTPEGMNSGEVQKYMRYSLGVEVAGGQDQFKGKILRLAHLGFIDNFDIVTCIAALEFALARFGHPVEYGRGVGAAQAVLATGLPAAGAKS from the coding sequence ATGAGCTCCGTCCCACACAAGAAGTACCTTCTCGCCCCTGGTCCGACGCCCGTACCGGCAGAGGTTCTGCTGCGGATGGCGTCGCCGACGATCCATCACCGCACGCCGGAGTTCGAGGCCGTCGTCGCTTCGGTCCGCGAGCAGCTGAAGCAGGTCTTCCAGACCTCGCAGGACGTCATCACCCTCGCCGCGTCGGGCACCGGCGCGATGGAGGCGGGCGTCGTCAACACGCTGTCGCCCGGCGACGCCGTGCTGTGCGTGAACGGCGGCAAGTTCGGCGAGCGCTGGTTGAAGATCTGCAAGACCTACGGGCTCGACGCCGAGGAGCTGAAGGTCGAGTGGGGACGTCCCGTCGACCCGGCGCAGATCGAGGCCGCGCTGAACCGCCGTCCCGAGATCCGCGCCGTGCTCGTCCAGGCGAGCGAGACCTCGACCACGGTGCTGCACCCGATCGAGGCCATCGCGCGCATCACGCGCGAGCGCGACACGCTGCTGATGGTCGACGGCATCACCGCGGTCGGCGTCACCGACATCCCGATGGACCGCTGGGGCATCGACGTGCTCGTGTCCGGCTCGCAGAAGGCGTTCATGCTGCCGCCGGGTCTCGCCTTCATCGCGCTCTCCGAGCGCGCCTGGAAGGTGACCGAGACCGCGAAGCTGCCGCGCTTCTACTTCGACCTCCGCCGCGAGCGCGACAACCTGCACAAGAACACGACCGCGTACACGCCGGCGATCAACCTGATGTACGGCCTCAGCCAGGCGCTCGACATGATCCTCGGCGAGGGCCTGCAGAATCTGTTCGCGCGCTTCGCGCGTCTCGGCGAGGCGACGCGCGCCGGCGTGAAGGCGCTCGGTCTGAAGCTCGTCGCGCCCGAGTCGCCGAGCCCCGCCGTGACCGGCATCTACACGCCGGAGGGGATGAACAGCGGCGAGGTGCAGAAGTACATGCGCTACTCGCTCGGCGTCGAGGTCGCGGGCGGGCAGGATCAGTTCAAGGGCAAGATCCTGCGGCTCGCGCACCTGGGCTTCATCGACAACTTCGACATCGTCACCTGCATCGCGGCCCTCGAGTTCGCGCTCGCGCGCTTCGGCCACCCGGTCGAGTACGGACGCGGCGTCGGTGCGGCGCAAGCGGTGCTCGCGACCGGTCTGCCGGCCGCGGGCGCCAAGTCCTGA